CGCAGAACGAATGCTCATGGTGATAATTGGGTTTCCATTTAATACAAAAGGAGAGTATAACTCACTCATTTTTTTAGCAGCATGATCTGATTCAGCACCAATCACAACTCGCTCAGGGCGCATAAAATCTTCAATCGCTGCCCCTTCTTTTAAAAATTCAGGATTGGAAACTACATCAAACGAGTATTTTGTGTTTTTTGCGACGATTTCCTTTACTTTGTCTGCAGTTCCAACTGGAACAGTTGATTTATCAACAATGATTTTGTGTCCATTCATTGTTTTACCAACTTCTTCTGCGACTGCGAATACAAATCGTAAATCGGCAGATCCATTATCGGATGTTGGTGTTCCAACAGCTATGAATACAAATTCAGAAGACTCCACACCATCCTTTAACGAAGTGGAAAATTTAAGTCTGCCTTCCTTATAATTACGTTCTACCAGTTCTGACAAACCTGGTTCATAAATCGGTATGATTCCTGTTTTTAAATCACTGATCTTTTTTTCATCTTTATCAATACAAATCACATCATTGCCATATTCAGCAAAACAGGTACCTGCAACAAGACCGACATATCCGGTTCCGACTACGCAAACTTTCATAGGATTTCCAGAATTTCTATTTTGACCAAAAAGGAAACTGTTTTTCTAATAGGAAGATCCTAATCTTCTCGGATATGGAATTCTGTTGGGATATGACAAATTCCTACGAATTTTTCAATTTTCCCTGATTCTACTTCAAAATCTAAGATGGATTCCCGCCAGAAATAACTCCCTTCAATATGGGATTCACCTTTATGGATTGAAACGCCAATGGTATACTTTCCTTGGGAAAACTGAATCGGGAATACAAACTCGACTTGGTATTCTTTTCCCTTCTGGAAACTCCTTTTGCCATCACCTAAATGGTGGGTATTGGTTCCAAAAATACGAATTCCTTTTTCATTATCGATATGAAAACCAACGGTTACATCTTCTAACAACCCATCGGATTGAAAGGTTAGTCGTAAACAAACTTTTGTTCCGATAAAAAACACATTTGAGGATACACCATTTTGATTTTGAATGGAAACATGTAAATTTTGAATGGAATTGGAAGAATAGGAATCTGATGGGCTCGTTTCACCAGCTAACACATGCATGTATTGTTCAATTGTTTCTTTTGGATTACCTTCATAAAGAAGTTTGCCCTTATCTAATAAAAGGGCACGTGTGCAAAAATAAGAAACCAATCCTAAATCATGACTCACGACTAGAATAGAAGTTCCTAATGCAGAGAATTCACGAATTCGTTTCAGACATTTTTGTTGGAAACTTGCATCTCCCACAGCCAAGGCTTCATCTACGATGAGAATGTCTGGTCGTTTTGCAGTCGCCAAACTAAAACCAAGTCTCATTGCCATACCAGAACTATAGTTCTTTAAGGGAGTGTATCGAAACTCCTCCAGTTCCGCAAAAGAGAAGATAGTATCAGATAACGATTTGATTTCTTTTGGTTTGTATCCCCACACAAGACCATTGAAGTATACATTTTCTTCACCTGACAATTCTGGGTTAAATCCAACACTTAATTCAAGTAAGGCACGAACGGAACCATTCACTTGTAAAGTACCCTTATCTTTTTGGATCACACCTGTGATTAACTTTAAAAGAGTCGATTTGCCAGCTCCATTCCTTCCAATGATGCCAAGTATTTCTCCAGGACTTACTTTTAAGTTCAACGAATCGATTGCTGTAAATTTTGAATCAATCCCTAAGTAACCAAAACTAAGACCCGCAAGGATTCGTTTCCAAGGTTTGGAGAACCCATGATAATCCTTGGAAAGATTTTCAATCAATACAGAATTCATGTGAATTTAAAGATGATCCAAAATCACGGATTGGAATTTCCGTTTGGCGAGTAAATAAACAAGAAAAAAGAAAAGTAAAAATGGTGTTATGTGTAACCACTCAAACTGAGACTGAAACCCACTAATCACAGTTGTGCGAAACACATCCAATGGAATTGTGAATGGATTCCATTCATTCCATTGTTTTAGATATCCTGTAGGGTAATACAAAACAGGGATCCCCCAAAATACCAATTGGCTCACCAAACGAATTAAAGGTGAAATATCCTTTAAAAGAATATTAAGACGTGAAAGATAATGTAATAGTAACATCAGATAGAGTCCAGACAGAACAAGGACTGTGTAGCCAAAAAAGATTCCTGTTAGATTCAATGTTCCTGAATACCCTAAGTAAAGGAACACCGGAATGGATGTGATAAAACTATGGATGAGAAACTGGACAAATGGAATCCATAAAAATAGATCTATGCCAAGGCTTGAACGTTTGAGCAGGGAACGATTGTCGGTAAGGATGCCAGTGCCTCGGACGAGTAATTCTTGGATGGGTATCCAATACAAAAGGCCAGTGAGTAAATACGCCGTGAAATCTTCTTGGGTGGATGGGTTTCGAAGATTGAGGACTAAAAAGACAAGGGCATACAAACTAATGAGCACTAAGTTCTGCAAAAACATCCATGAGATTCCCAGAAAGGAACCTGCATATTGCAGAGCATAGTCACGCCGAACGAGAGCCCAAAGTATGGATAGTTTCTCCATACTTTGATTGTCGGCCCCTAGCTTCCGATTCTAGACCAGAAACCAGGGCATTGGTCCTTACATCTTCCTTAGGTTCTTTTGGCCTAGGTCGGATAGGTTTGGCGATACCCAATTTCCTTTTTGGACCACCTCACCTTGGAATGCTTCCATGAGGTACTCTTCGAAGGTTTTTCCGGATTGGTTTTGGGCAAATCCCTTTTTAGGACCTTGGCCAGCGAGCCCAGAATCCTTATGGCGGTTGTAAGCGGGTTGTTGGATGGATCGAACGATCATAGGTTTTTCCTCCCCGTCATCTAGTTAGACGACATAAAACTAAAAAATAATACCAATAATATACTAAACGCTTGTTTACACTACTTAACATTTGAGAAGTTAAGTCAATATTTTTTTCACGTTTTTATCGGTTTGTATTAACAATTTAGCATTCCTATGGGACAAAACCCGCCCCTTCTTGGATTTTTTTTCGCTCTTCTCTAGAATATGTCCCTTTTTCAAAAAAAAGCAAACGGAATGAGGGAAAAAAAGAACAAAATCGAACCCCAATCCTGGTGGATTGGCAGAAAATTGCGCTATTTTTGTCGTTTATCTTCGTACAGTCATTGTTTGCTGGCGAAAAATCACCAAAAGAAGTACCTGTGGCCAGTTTGCTGCGTGTTGGATTTTCCCCAAAACTTGTGGCCATCTGGCAACAAAAGGTAAAAGCCCCAAGGGCAGAGTTTTTTGCCTGGAAACGTTCTCTGAAGGATAAAGAAGCGGCACTTGTATCCAAATTATGGAAAGTCGAAAACTTGAGTTATCCCCCTCCGACTAGAGAAACAAAACCAAACGTATACCAATTCCAAAACAATAGAGGGAATGATGTACTGAACGAAAACAAACCCAAAACAGAAAGTCCGGCCAAGGATCCATTTTTAGAAGATCATTTGTTTTTAGGACTTGGGTACCAAAACTTAGATGTCCAATACCTTCCCAGGGAAGAAAAAAACCACTCCTCCTTTGCCATTGGGGGATTCCAAAAAGGCCAACGATTTTCCTTCGAAAAACGAGATGAAAACTTTTTATATGGCATTCATATCAAATACAATTCCTTCCACATAACATCGGGTAATCGGTATAAACCAATCCCTCACTTTTACTTTGCCAAAGATCCCGAGTTTTATTCTCAAATGGATAGACCCAATTCACCTCTCCCCCAACCCATTCAAAGTTCCCATTTTTTCGGTACCCAAAACTCTATATTTGGGAAACTAACAGACTATGGAATTTATTATGCACCTGGGTTTTCATCATACCCTGGGATCTACGTTTCATCACCAAACAAATCATATTCGGGTGTTTGGTCCCCTGGCGAAAATAAATCCAGTTTTTTTATCAATGACACATTACAATTACAACAGTTTGGAAAACATAGAATCCAATCGGAATCAATTTTGAATCACAAAGAATCTGTTGGTTTTTACTATTCCAAATCAGAATTTGTGGATTCAAATTTTTTAGTTGATGTTACTGTTTACCGCGACTCACCACTTTTATATGGGAACGTATCCAGTGGTGACATTCGCCCAGAAATCCCACAAACATTAGGGTATATGAGAGGTAGCTACCGAAACATTCTAGGAGGAGAGGTTTTATCTTCGCAGGAAGGGCATCGTTATGAAAGTGGTGGTTCAGGTTTTTTACCCATCATTGTTTCGCAGTATGGAAATGTTCTCTGCCGGTATCGGCAATATAATGAAGTGGGAAACTACCAATACCAAGAAACAGGAAGAGCCATATTCTATGAATGGAGAAAAGATCGTACAGTTTTTTCCATTGGATGGGAGCGAAGGGAATTAGGAAGCCAATGGGAAGGAAAAATTGCAATCCCGATTCAAACTGGACATTTATTGGAACTGAGTGCAATTTTTAGAGAAGGGAATTTAAAAACAAGATCGTGGTTTGAGAACTGGACTTATGCTTCCGATTTTAATATCAATTTAACAGATAGAGAAGAAATCATCAAAATTAAATATATAAACCAATTTCTATCGTTAAACGTCAGTTATTCTGAGAAAAAAACATCACCCGCACCGATTTTATTCATCAATTTTCAATTTTTACATTTAATTGATCTTTAATACAACAAATCGTCGGTTCTGATTTCCTGGTAGGTTTGTAATTGAAAAATTGGAATGGATTGTTTATCGATAAATTCATTTTTTTCGCCAGGAAGTTTTTTGGGTGTGGGCAGAGAGGACCTTTTTCCTCTTTCATCGACTGCATAATAATAGTATCCGATCCATTCACCTTTTACTAAATAAGGATTACCAATAAACAAATCTTTGACAAAAAATTCTGCGTCCAAATCAAACTTATTCCTACGATACCGGAAGTGAATTTCATCTCCATTTAAATCATAAAATACAACAAAATCCCCTTGTTTCCCTTTAAAATACAACTTCCATTCTAATGGGAAAATTCCCGTTTTTTGGAATTCTATTTTACCATCTAAGATTCGTTTTTCGGAACGAGAGATAGGACCTGTGTATTTGGAATCCGTTTCTGCAAAAAGACTACTGGATAGAAATAGAAAACCAATGAATCCAAAAATTTGTATCGGAGATAAAAATATCTTAGTTTGGATGGGAATATATTGATTTCGTAAATGTTTCCATTGCAAGAGAACTTTATGGAAAAAATTTGTGTACCAAAAGAATTTCATTTCGGTTCTTCTTCTGATTTATCCTCAGTTGTTTTATCATCGTCAGAGGGATTGTCTTTTCCATTGATCAAATCAATCGCTTTTTTTGCTGCTTTTTGAACCTTCGGACTTGGATCACGATCTCGTTTGTATTCCAATAATTCT
The sequence above is a segment of the Leptospira levettii genome. Coding sequences within it:
- a CDS encoding ABC transporter ATP-binding protein, whose protein sequence is MNSVLIENLSKDYHGFSKPWKRILAGLSFGYLGIDSKFTAIDSLNLKVSPGEILGIIGRNGAGKSTLLKLITGVIQKDKGTLQVNGSVRALLELSVGFNPELSGEENVYFNGLVWGYKPKEIKSLSDTIFSFAELEEFRYTPLKNYSSGMAMRLGFSLATAKRPDILIVDEALAVGDASFQQKCLKRIREFSALGTSILVVSHDLGLVSYFCTRALLLDKGKLLYEGNPKETIEQYMHVLAGETSPSDSYSSNSIQNLHVSIQNQNGVSSNVFFIGTKVCLRLTFQSDGLLEDVTVGFHIDNEKGIRIFGTNTHHLGDGKRSFQKGKEYQVEFVFPIQFSQGKYTIGVSIHKGESHIEGSYFWRESILDFEVESGKIEKFVGICHIPTEFHIRED
- a CDS encoding ABC transporter permease — translated: MEKLSILWALVRRDYALQYAGSFLGISWMFLQNLVLISLYALVFLVLNLRNPSTQEDFTAYLLTGLLYWIPIQELLVRGTGILTDNRSLLKRSSLGIDLFLWIPFVQFLIHSFITSIPVFLYLGYSGTLNLTGIFFGYTVLVLSGLYLMLLLHYLSRLNILLKDISPLIRLVSQLVFWGIPVLYYPTGYLKQWNEWNPFTIPLDVFRTTVISGFQSQFEWLHITPFLLFFFLVYLLAKRKFQSVILDHL
- a CDS encoding LIC12298 family protein: MIVRSIQQPAYNRHKDSGLAGQGPKKGFAQNQSGKTFEEYLMEAFQGEVVQKGNWVSPNLSDLGQKNLRKM
- a CDS encoding LIC_11959 family protein, giving the protein MKFFWYTNFFHKVLLQWKHLRNQYIPIQTKIFLSPIQIFGFIGFLFLSSSLFAETDSKYTGPISRSEKRILDGKIEFQKTGIFPLEWKLYFKGKQGDFVVFYDLNGDEIHFRYRRNKFDLDAEFFVKDLFIGNPYLVKGEWIGYYYYAVDERGKRSSLPTPKKLPGEKNEFIDKQSIPIFQLQTYQEIRTDDLLY